The DNA segment AGATAAGTTGCATTGGTCACAAAAAACGACAAGAAACACGGCTAGAAAACCGTGTTCCATTATATCTTAGATCATGACAAAGAATTTAATCCTTATGTCCGTACAATTCATTATACAAGTGGATATATCGCTCCTTCACAGCTTTTCTTTTCAGTTTTAAAGTTGGCGTCAATAAACCTAATTCGATCGACCAAATTTCTGGAGTCAATTCAAATTTCTTGATTTGTTCCCAATGTCCAAGTTTGGTATTCAGATAATCAATTTCTTTTTTAATTCTTTCTTTAAGTTCAGGGCTTTTTGCCATTTCTGCAGTTGCAGTTCCTACATTTATATTCTTTCTTTCAGCCCAGTTTTTAATGAAATTATAATCTGGTTGAACCAAAGCACACGGCATTTTCTCACCGTCACCTACCACCATGATCTGCTCAATAAATTTAGAAGCTTTTGCTAAATTCTCAATAACTTGTGGTGCGATATATTTTCCACCCGACGTTTTAAACATTTCTTTTTTACGATCGGTGATATGTAAATAGCCTTCATCATCCAGGTGTCCGATATCACCGGTTCTGAAATAACCATCTGCTGTAAATGCTTCTTTAGTCATTTCCTCATTCTTAAAATACCCTTTAAAGACAGAAGGTCCTTTTACGGTAATCTCTCCATCTTCCTGTATTTTAACGTCCAGATTGTCCAAAACATGACCTACCGTTCCGATTTTGATCTTACCAAAACTATTCACGGCAATTACGGGAGACGTTTCCGTTAAACCATAACCTTCTAAAATGGGGATTCCCGCATTTTGGAACATTTTATTCAACCTCGTGGATAAAGCTGCAGAACCCGAAACCAGCGTGATAATATTACCGCCTAATCCCTCGCGCCATTTTGAAAATACAAGTTTGTCTGCAATGATCTGTTTCAAACCAGAAGGCTTGCCGATCTTCTCCTTCGCTTTATTGACTCCTAATGCCCAAAGAAAAATTTTAGACTTTAAGCCGCCTGCACTTGTTCCTTTGTCGTAAATTTTATCATATACTTTTTCGACTAGTCGTGGTACAACCGACATAAGATGAGGCTGTACTTCCTTGATGTTGTCACCCATTTTTTCAATACTTTCCGCAAAGTAAATAGCATAACCGTTATATTGATAAAGGTAAAAAAGCATTCTTTCAAAAATATGACAGATCGGAAGGAAACTTAAAATTTTAATATCGGTAAATTCCAAACCTTTAACCCTCGGGATTCTTGAGTTAGAAGCCAATACATTGGCCACAATATTTTGGTGTGAAAGCATAACTCCTTTTGGTCTTCCCGTAGTTCCTGAGGTGTAGATTACCGTGGCCAGATCTTCTGAATTGATCGCGTTTGATAAATCTTCAACTTCATTTTGTGTAGCATCATCACTTCCTAAATCAATAATCTCGCGC comes from the Chryseobacterium sp. SNU WT5 genome and includes:
- a CDS encoding AMP-dependent synthetase/ligase, encoding MTIKRTFDFAHNALEKYSRDDMFVTKYDGKWQKTSTVELTTLGNKISRGLLKLGIKPGDKIALITTATRTEWAVMDLGIAQIGAVSVPVYPSISAEDYDFIFNNADVKYCFVSDRELYDKVMKIRSKVESLQGVFTFDAIESAPNWREIIDLGSDDATQNEVEDLSNAINSEDLATVIYTSGTTGRPKGVMLSHQNIVANVLASNSRIPRVKGLEFTDIKILSFLPICHIFERMLFYLYQYNGYAIYFAESIEKMGDNIKEVQPHLMSVVPRLVEKVYDKIYDKGTSAGGLKSKIFLWALGVNKAKEKIGKPSGLKQIIADKLVFSKWREGLGGNIITLVSGSAALSTRLNKMFQNAGIPILEGYGLTETSPVIAVNSFGKIKIGTVGHVLDNLDVKIQEDGEITVKGPSVFKGYFKNEEMTKEAFTADGYFRTGDIGHLDDEGYLHITDRKKEMFKTSGGKYIAPQVIENLAKASKFIEQIMVVGDGEKMPCALVQPDYNFIKNWAERKNINVGTATAEMAKSPELKERIKKEIDYLNTKLGHWEQIKKFELTPEIWSIELGLLTPTLKLKRKAVKERYIHLYNELYGHKD